GCTCTGTCGCTTATCGGAGTCTTGCCCTATATTTCATTGCAGATCAAGGCCATCAGCGAAAGCTTTACCACCCTGAGTGGAAGTGCCTCTCCTATAAATACAGGCTTTAGCCTTAGTGATCCGGCCCTCTATGTAAGCCTGATCATGTTTGCTTTTACCATTTTCTTCGGAACTCGTTATGTTCAAAATAACCGACCCAAAGCCGGGCTTATTGGTACCATCGCTTTTGAAAGTCTTTTTAAGCTTTTAGCCTTTTTAATAGTAGGTCTGATAGGCCTGAACAGCTTTTTAAGGGACGATCGTTTCTATTCCGCGCTCGATCGATTTAGCCATCAATCCTTCGAGCTACCCACTGCCGATTGGGCTTCTATTTTGTTGATTTCCGGCCTCTCGTTTATGCTGCTTCCACGCCAGTTTCAAATGGGGGTGGTAGAAAACACCAGCGAAAAAAATATTCCAAAGGCCCTGTGGTTAGTGCCTTTGTACATGCTTATCCTCAACTTATTGGTCCTGCCTTTTGCCTTGATGGGCCCTGAATTAGCACCGGGTACTAAAGCCGATTTTTACCTCTTGAGTCTCAGCCTCCAGAGTGGTGGACCGGCCACTGCTGCTCTGGCCTTTTTAGGGGGACTTTCCGCAGCTACATCCATGATCATTGTTTCTACACTGGCCCTGGGTAATATGTTTAGCACCCATGTACTGGTACCTCAAATTGTTTGGGATAAAGACAAACCCTTGGATCGGCGTATTATCGGCTTAAGGCGATGGGCCATTTTCGGGATCCTCATTTTAGCCTATTTCTACTATCACTATATCGCGGTTAAAGAATCGCTGGTAAGCATTGGCATGGTGTCTTTTGTGGCCATTAGTCAATTTGCACCAGCCTTTTTTGGAGCCTTATTTTGGAAACAAGCGCATCGTAAAGCGGCATTCGCCGGAATCGCCACCGGCTTTGCTATTTGGTTCTATTTCTTGGTATTGCCCGAAATATTGAATCTGGTGAGTGGTGACCCTCAGCTTTTAGGCTGGGCCTCTCCACAGCTCATTGCCAATTCTATGGGGGTGAGTGTGCTTAGTGCGGCCACCATCTTTAGCTTATTGGTGAATACCAGCATTTTTATTGCCTGGAGCTTGAATTTGGAAGCCACGCAGGAAGAAGAAAATCAAGCCACCTTATTTGTGAAGGCCAGTAGCCTCTTAAGTGGAAATGAGGCTCCGGAAATTTATCGAGGCTCAGCACCCTTTCCGGATATTAAAAGTCTGCTCAACAATTTCTTGGGAAATGAACGTACCGAAAAAGTTCTCGACCGTTATGCCCGCCTCAATAATATTGATTGGAGTGTATCGCCCACTGCCGATAGCCGGGTGATCAGTTATGCCGAGCGCCTGCTTTCCGAGGCTATTGGTCCGGCCAGCGCGAAGATTATGATCTCCTCGGTAGTGCAGCGGGAAGAATTAAGTCGTTCGGAGGTTTTAGGAATCTTAGAAGAAAGTCAGAAAGTACTACGATTAAACCGCGAATTGAGCACCCGAAGTGAGGAACTGCGTAAGGCCACCGAGGATTTACGACAAGCCAATTATAAGCTCCAGGAATTAACCGAATTGAAGGATGAGTTCTTGTATACAGTAACTCATGAGCTGCGCACACCTTTAACGGCCATTCGCACCCAGGCAGAATTGGTGCACGATGATCCGGAAATGCCCGAAGAAGATCGCCAGCGCTTTATTGGCAATATGGTGCAAGACTGTGAGCGCCTAACCCGCTTAATTAGCAATGTGCTGGATTTGGAAAAATTTGAAAGCGGCAGTCAGAAACTTTCTCTGAACCGCTTGGATCTGGGCCAGTTAATAGAGGATACAGTAATGCAGTTTCAGGCTTTGGCAGCCAAAAAAGGACATAGCCTGCGCTGTGAAATTTCGGCGCCCCTTACCGCTACTTATGCAGATGAAGATCGGATCGCCCAGGTATTACACAATTTAATTGGCAATGCATTAAAATATGCTCGCCATGATAATGGAGCGGTATGGGTAACAGCCTACCGTTTGGATCAAGACTTAAAGGTGAACATCCATGACAATGGCAATGGAATACCCATAAGTGACCGGGAACTGGTATTTGATAAATTTTATCAGGTACGAAATCAAACCCGTCGAAAGCCCAGTGGCAGTGGATTGGGCTTAGCAATTAGCAAGAATATTATACAGATGCATAAGGGGAAAATATGGATAGAAGATAACCCTGGAGGAGGAGCAAAGATTAGCTTTACCCTGCCATTGTATCTGCAAGAGGCGCAAATGAAGAATTCGAAACCCCACATTGATGCGTAGCAAAATTTTAATAGTTGATGATGAGATCAATATCCTGATGTCGCTGGAATACCTTTTTAAACGCAAAGGCTATGAGGTGTACATCGCCCGAAATGGCAACGAAGCCAAAAATTTGGCCGATCGTTATGAGCCGGATTTGGTGCTCCTGGATATTATGATGCCGGATGTAGATGGATATGAAGTATGCGACTATCTGAAATCAAAATCTACTCCACCCAAAGTGGTCTTCCTTTCCGCTAAAAGCAAGAAAGACGATGTGCAAAAAGGCTATGGACATGGCGCCGATCTCTATCTTCTAAAACCCTTCTCAAACAAAAATTTATTACAACATATAGAAGAACTAATCTAAAACCATGTCTTACCAAACCGAATATCAAAGCAGCTTGCAGGATCCGGAGGGATTTTGGGCCCGGCAAGCGCAGAAATTAGACTGGTATCGCCCAGCCGATGAGGTACTGTCTACCGATGAGGATGGACTATATCGCTGGTTTAAAGGTGCGATGACCAATACCGCTTACCTGGCCCTAGATTACCATGTAGAAAACGGTAGAGCCGATCAGGTGGCGATGTATTACGATTCACCAGTAACTCAAACTAAAGCTCAGTTTAGCTATCGCCAGATGCGAGATCGGGTGGCGAAAATTGCCGGTGGACTTAAGAAACTAGGGGTTTGCAAAGGAGATACCGTGATTATCTACATGCCCATGATTCCCGAAGCGGTAATGTCGATGCTAGCCTGCGCGCGCTTAGGAGCCGTGCATTCGGTAGTGTTTGGCGGCTTTGCTCCTCATGAGCTGGCTATCCGTATTGATGATGCCCGTCCCAAAGTATTAATCACCGCCTCTTCCGGTATTGAGGTAGATCGCATTATTCCTTACAAGCCTATGGTAGACAAAGCCATGGAACTGGCGGAGTATAAACCTAAGAAGGTGGTGATCTTTCAGCGGAAGCTTGGCGCATTGGTGCCCAGCAAAGATTACGATGTCGATTTCGAGGAAATGGAGGAACAGGCCGAGTATGT
The Croceimicrobium hydrocarbonivorans genome window above contains:
- a CDS encoding response regulator transcription factor, with translation MRSKILIVDDEINILMSLEYLFKRKGYEVYIARNGNEAKNLADRYEPDLVLLDIMMPDVDGYEVCDYLKSKSTPPKVVFLSAKSKKDDVQKGYGHGADLYLLKPFSNKNLLQHIEELI
- a CDS encoding sodium:solute symporter family transporter; translation: MTLLLIVIATAYLGFIFGAAWYFEKRLSNVGFRRWMPYIYALALAVYCTAWTFYGSIGRAAESGFDFLLIYIGPTLVMFLWYPIARKLYYLKVNQGIGSLADLLSSRYGKDAAIGKLVAALSLIGVLPYISLQIKAISESFTTLSGSASPINTGFSLSDPALYVSLIMFAFTIFFGTRYVQNNRPKAGLIGTIAFESLFKLLAFLIVGLIGLNSFLRDDRFYSALDRFSHQSFELPTADWASILLISGLSFMLLPRQFQMGVVENTSEKNIPKALWLVPLYMLILNLLVLPFALMGPELAPGTKADFYLLSLSLQSGGPATAALAFLGGLSAATSMIIVSTLALGNMFSTHVLVPQIVWDKDKPLDRRIIGLRRWAIFGILILAYFYYHYIAVKESLVSIGMVSFVAISQFAPAFFGALFWKQAHRKAAFAGIATGFAIWFYFLVLPEILNLVSGDPQLLGWASPQLIANSMGVSVLSAATIFSLLVNTSIFIAWSLNLEATQEEENQATLFVKASSLLSGNEAPEIYRGSAPFPDIKSLLNNFLGNERTEKVLDRYARLNNIDWSVSPTADSRVISYAERLLSEAIGPASAKIMISSVVQREELSRSEVLGILEESQKVLRLNRELSTRSEELRKATEDLRQANYKLQELTELKDEFLYTVTHELRTPLTAIRTQAELVHDDPEMPEEDRQRFIGNMVQDCERLTRLISNVLDLEKFESGSQKLSLNRLDLGQLIEDTVMQFQALAAKKGHSLRCEISAPLTATYADEDRIAQVLHNLIGNALKYARHDNGAVWVTAYRLDQDLKVNIHDNGNGIPISDRELVFDKFYQVRNQTRRKPSGSGLGLAISKNIIQMHKGKIWIEDNPGGGAKISFTLPLYLQEAQMKNSKPHIDA